ATTTTGGATCAGAGATTTAGACAATGGTTGAGCATCGAGATATACatgttgattttgatgaaatAAATGAAAGTAAACAGCAGCAACAGCCAGCAAGCTCAGATTTGCAACTGCAAACAGCAGAACCTACTCCTATTGACAGCAGTCAGCAGAATAGTGGATCACCGACAACACCAATTGCAGAAGTGCGCTCTCAGCGTGCTAGAAGAAGACCGGGATGGATGGCTGATTACGAGGTACAAGGCATACACAAACCAGAAAACCCTTTTACACATTTTGTGTTGTTCTCAGATTGTGATCCAAGAACTTTTGAAGAAGCTGTCAAAGAACCAAAGTGGAAAAAAGCAATGAATGAAGAAATTTCTTCAATTGAGAAAAACAACACATGGGAGCTGGTTGATCTTCCACAAGGGCACAAAACTATTGGTGTGAAGTGggtttacaaaacaaaattaaaagaagATGGAGAAGTTGACAAGTACaaagcaaggttagttgcaaaaGGCTACAAGCAAGAGTTTGGGGTGGATTATACTGAAgtatttgctccggttgcaaggcaTGATACCATCAGAATAATTGTTGCTTTAGCTGCACATAACTCATGGCCCATCTTCTAATTGGATGTAAAATCCGCATTCTTACATGGTGATCTCCAAGAGCAGGTGTTTATTGATCAGCCTCCTGGATACATGAAGTCTGGATGTGAGGACAAAGTCTATAGACTTAAGAAGGctctgtatggattaaaacaagctccaCGCGCTTGGTACAACAAAATTGAAGCTTATTCCCTGAAGGAAGGGTTTGAGAAATGTCCTTTTGAACACACACTTTTTGTGAAAAGTGGGGAAGGAAGAAAATTGTTGACCGTGTGCTTGTATGTGGATGATTTGATATATACTGGGAACGATTTCAACATGTTTTAAAGGTTCAAGCAATCTATGATGTTGGAATTTGATATGTCTGATTTAGGGAAGATGCATTATTTTCTCGACATAGAAGTAGTGCAATCAAAAGCTGGAATTTTTATCTCACAAAAGAAGTATGTGCAAGAGATTCTGAACAGATTTCAGATGTCAAATTGCAATCGTGCTGCTACACCTACTGAAGTAGGcttgaaacttgtttgaaattcGGATGAAAAGAAGGTTGACAGCCACCTTTACAAGCAAATCGTGGGGAGTTTGATGTATTTAACAGGAACAAGGCCTGATATCATGCATGCTGTAAGTTTGATCAGCAGGTATATGGAAAATCCTAAGGAGAGTCATCTCTTGGCTGCAAAGAGAATTCTTAGATACTTGCGAGGTACTACTAATTTTGGAATCGTCTACAAGAAGGGAGAAAATGCAGATCTGATTGGCTATACAGATAGTGATTATGCTGGAGATATTGATGatagaaagagtacttctggctATGTCTTTATATTGGGTTCTGGAGCCATCTCATGGTCATCAAAGAAACAAGAGATAGTCACTCTATCAACTAccgaagcagaatatgttgctgcaaCAACATGTGCTTGTCAAGCATTTTGGCTTAAGAGGATTCTTGAAGGACTAAATTTTGGGCAGGAAAGGGAAGTTGATGCTACTGCAATTTACTGCGACAACAGTTCAGCTATCAAACTGTCCAAAAATCTTGTTTTACATGGAAGAAGTAAGCACATAGACGTGAAATTTCATTTTATCCGGAATCTCGCAAAGGATGGAGTAATTGAACTTCACTATTGTAAAAGTGAAGATCAAATTGCTGATATAATGACAAAGCCATTGAAGGTGGCTTCATTTCAAAAGCTCAGAGCATTGTTGGGCGTGTGTGATAAACCAAATGTCTGAATCAGTTTAAGGGAGAATGatagaaatattatttattattgttttatttattatttatgttagtAACGGATTTGTTTTGAGTTTGTCCTAGTCTTTAGGGATATTTGTTTGAGTTAGTAGTGGGTGCTGAATTTTAGGAATATACTGTTAGTGATTCTCAACATTATTAAGTAGTTGCAATCTTTGTTATTTTGAACGTATCAATCAATAAAAACAGCAGTTTTTCTGTGCCTCTTTACTCTAAGTTAACATCTTCTGGGCCTAGGCAAACATGACACATGAAATTGTGGGCACCACTCAGGATTCCTCTATGAGTCAATTTGCCTCTAGTTAGAATTATATGTTGCAAAATAATCTCCCACCA
The Vicia villosa cultivar HV-30 ecotype Madison, WI linkage group LG6, Vvil1.0, whole genome shotgun sequence genome window above contains:
- the LOC131614678 gene encoding secreted RxLR effector protein 161-like translates to MHAVSLISRYMENPKESHLLAAKRILRYLRGTTNFGIVYKKGENADLIGYTDSDYAGDIDDRKSTSGYVFILGSGAISWSSKKQEIVTLSTTEAEYVAATTCACQAFWLKRILEGLNFGQEREVDATAIYCDNSSAIKLSKNLVLHGRSKHIDVKFHFIRNLAKDGVIELHYCKSEDQIADIMTKPLKVASFQKLRALLGVCDKPNV